Proteins encoded together in one Chitinophaga sp. LS1 window:
- the gatB gene encoding Asp-tRNA(Asn)/Glu-tRNA(Gln) amidotransferase subunit GatB → MSASIDFDKYEVVIGLEVHAQLQTESKLFCGDSAAFGGAPNTHISPITLGHPGTLPKLNKRAVEYAIRLGLACECHIEKENYFARKNYFYPDLPKGYQVSQHTAPICVGGRVVIPAADGERAVQLNRIHMEEDAGKSMHDQDPDFTMVDLNRAGVPLLEIVTEPDLHSSDEVYAFLTVLRRLVRWVDVCDGNMEEGSMRCDANISIRLKGETKLGTKVEVKNLNSIRNVKRAVEGEIKRQITLVESGGTIVQETRGFDAGSGGSYSLRSKEEANDYRYFPEPDLAPFFFTDEFLESIRAALPELPEALVHKYVQQYGLSDYDAKVICDDKATADYFEQVVTQIPKHKAVANWLLGPVKSTLNEKGIDMTVFPLPAKALAALIQLVEDGKVSFSIASSRIFPELLLEPATAPLEIATRLNLLQDNNADNISPIIDEVLNKYPDKVAEFRKGKKGLMALFVGEVMKASKGKADPKLTNQLLAEKLK, encoded by the coding sequence ATGAGCGCAAGCATCGATTTTGACAAATATGAGGTAGTGATAGGCCTGGAAGTACACGCCCAACTGCAAACAGAGAGTAAACTATTCTGTGGTGACAGTGCTGCTTTCGGAGGCGCTCCCAATACGCATATCAGCCCAATTACCCTGGGGCACCCGGGTACCCTGCCTAAACTAAACAAAAGGGCCGTGGAATATGCCATTAGGCTGGGTCTGGCCTGTGAATGCCACATCGAAAAGGAAAACTACTTTGCCCGCAAGAACTATTTTTATCCTGACCTGCCGAAAGGCTACCAGGTATCTCAGCATACGGCGCCTATCTGTGTAGGTGGCCGCGTCGTGATCCCTGCTGCCGATGGTGAAAGAGCTGTACAGCTGAACCGCATCCATATGGAAGAAGATGCCGGAAAATCTATGCATGACCAGGATCCGGACTTTACCATGGTCGATTTAAACCGTGCTGGTGTACCCCTGTTGGAAATTGTGACTGAACCGGACCTGCACAGCAGCGATGAGGTATATGCATTCCTTACGGTGCTCCGCCGCCTGGTACGGTGGGTAGATGTGTGCGATGGTAACATGGAGGAAGGTAGCATGCGCTGTGATGCCAACATCTCTATCCGTCTGAAAGGCGAGACCAAACTAGGCACTAAAGTAGAAGTAAAAAACCTGAACTCTATCCGCAATGTAAAACGCGCGGTAGAAGGTGAAATAAAACGCCAGATCACCCTCGTAGAGAGTGGAGGCACAATCGTACAGGAAACCCGCGGTTTCGACGCTGGCAGTGGTGGTTCTTACTCCCTGCGCTCCAAGGAAGAAGCGAATGACTATCGTTACTTCCCTGAGCCGGACCTCGCCCCCTTCTTTTTTACCGACGAATTCCTCGAAAGCATTCGGGCAGCACTGCCTGAGCTGCCTGAAGCACTGGTGCACAAGTATGTACAGCAATATGGACTCTCTGATTACGATGCCAAAGTAATTTGTGACGACAAAGCCACTGCTGACTACTTTGAACAGGTGGTAACGCAGATTCCAAAACACAAAGCAGTAGCTAACTGGCTGCTGGGACCAGTGAAATCCACCCTCAATGAAAAGGGCATTGACATGACGGTCTTTCCGCTGCCTGCAAAGGCGCTGGCTGCCCTTATTCAGCTGGTGGAAGATGGTAAAGTGAGCTTCTCCATCGCCTCCTCCCGCATATTCCCGGAACTGTTGCTGGAACCGGCCACTGCACCGCTGGAAATAGCTACCCGTCTCAACCTGTTGCAGGATAATAATGCAGATAATATTTCCCCCATCATTGATGAGGTATTAAATAAATACCCTGATAAGGTGGCAGAATTCCGCAAGGGGAAGAAAGGCCTGATGGCCCTGTTTGTGGGTGAAGTCATGAAAGCATCCAAAGGCAAAGCCGATCCAAAACTGACCAACCAGCTGCTGGCTGAAAAACTTAAATAA
- a CDS encoding aldehyde dehydrogenase: MSIENIYQAQQAFFASGATLPYAYRRKQLKLLKKAVKRYERGIMAALYADLHKPPMEAFGSEVGLVYGEIKYCLTHLKRWMRPEPVSSPFMLYPSKSKIHRAPLGQTLIIGPWNYPFSLIITPLIGAIAGGNCAILKPSEMAPNTAAVIASLIQDTFAPAYITVVDGEGREVIPELMRHRFDHVFFTGSTNVGKKVLEMAAPHLTPVTLELGGKSPCVVDDKVDIQIAAKRIIWGKYFNAGQTCIAPDYVLVHAKVKEDLITAMKKTITSYYGENPALSKHYARIINKKRFDTLHSYLSKGKILHGGDTDPSTLYIGPTLMENAAIDDEIFGPILPIMTYEHLGDAIQYIKQHPTPLSLYVFTNRSSTEKTLIEQLRFGGGCVNNVLGHYTNVELPFGGVGYSGMGQYHGKYNFLTFTHAKAVMKTGTWLDIKLKYPPYRGLGLLKRLMK, translated from the coding sequence ATGAGCATTGAAAATATTTATCAGGCACAGCAGGCCTTTTTTGCCTCCGGCGCTACGCTCCCTTACGCTTACCGCCGTAAGCAGCTGAAGCTGCTGAAAAAGGCTGTAAAACGCTACGAGCGTGGTATCATGGCTGCCCTGTATGCCGATTTACACAAGCCTCCTATGGAAGCCTTCGGCAGCGAGGTGGGGTTGGTGTATGGTGAAATCAAGTACTGCTTAACACACCTGAAGCGCTGGATGCGCCCGGAACCCGTAAGCAGTCCCTTCATGCTTTACCCTTCCAAAAGTAAAATTCACCGGGCACCACTGGGCCAGACCCTCATCATTGGCCCCTGGAATTATCCTTTCAGTCTGATCATTACCCCACTCATTGGCGCCATTGCCGGTGGTAACTGCGCTATTCTGAAACCTTCAGAAATGGCGCCTAATACAGCTGCTGTAATTGCCTCTCTTATACAGGATACCTTCGCCCCTGCCTATATCACCGTTGTAGATGGAGAAGGCCGTGAAGTGATTCCGGAGTTAATGCGACACAGGTTCGATCATGTATTTTTCACCGGCAGTACGAATGTGGGTAAGAAAGTGTTGGAAATGGCGGCCCCTCACCTCACCCCGGTCACACTGGAACTGGGTGGCAAATCTCCCTGTGTGGTAGATGATAAGGTGGATATACAGATAGCTGCCAAAAGGATCATTTGGGGCAAGTACTTTAATGCCGGCCAAACCTGCATAGCACCGGATTATGTACTGGTGCACGCCAAGGTAAAAGAGGACCTCATCACTGCCATGAAAAAGACCATCACCAGCTATTATGGGGAAAATCCGGCCCTCAGTAAACACTATGCCCGTATCATCAACAAAAAGCGATTCGATACCCTCCATAGCTACCTGTCAAAAGGTAAAATTCTGCATGGTGGAGATACTGATCCTTCCACTTTGTACATCGGCCCTACCCTCATGGAAAATGCAGCGATCGACGATGAAATATTCGGCCCCATCCTGCCCATCATGACTTACGAACACCTGGGCGATGCCATTCAGTATATCAAACAGCATCCAACTCCACTATCACTCTATGTATTCACAAATAGAAGCAGTACGGAAAAGACGCTCATCGAACAGTTGAGATTTGGGGGTGGTTGTGTAAACAATGTATTAGGACATTACACCAATGTAGAACTGCCCTTTGGTGGTGTGGGATACAGCGGTATGGGGCAATACCATGGCAAATACAACTTCCTGACTTTTACCCATGCCAAAGCCGTGATGAAAACCGGTACCTGGCTGGATATAAAGCTGAAATACCCTCCCTATCGCGGGTTGGGATTGCTGAAAAGGCTCATGAAATAA
- a CDS encoding RagB/SusD family nutrient uptake outer membrane protein — protein sequence MRNSIIYIFLLLSFTACNDKLTLSPAVQLPTEDALTDIAGVNAGISGMYAGMRSVNYYGRNFLVIPELAADNVYLSATNSNRFPSTFRVTWLTSDGDITNLWNQTYTVMLRANNIINSIPALKDGTDAEKNSALGQALFVRALTHFDLLRVFAQPYAIGGGSAPGIPVMTKFEVGSPARNTEDEVYTQIIDDLTQAKSLLESDAGNPYNANAYSVSALLARVYLYKGDNANAVTESSVVINSGEYAIVTAKDLPDFYNTPGTSEDIFTLRVLSTESLGSDDVGRIYLKPGYGDIRVSPDIVKVFDTDDARYTSFILPFSGSPTEYENEKFYGQDGISGLYSPKILRISEQYLIRAEANAKLGNYAAAIEDVNAIRANRKLPDLVNIPDADVLANVLLERRKELMFEGHRYFDLLRNKQDIVRTFCGDAVELNTPACTYPATSPTVIPPIPQREIDVNKNIQQNAGY from the coding sequence ATGAGAAACTCTATCATTTATATATTCCTTTTACTATCTTTTACTGCCTGCAATGATAAGCTCACATTATCGCCAGCAGTACAACTGCCTACTGAAGATGCACTTACTGATATTGCCGGGGTAAATGCCGGTATCAGCGGTATGTATGCAGGTATGCGTTCCGTGAATTATTATGGACGAAATTTTTTAGTGATACCTGAATTGGCTGCTGATAATGTATACTTGTCTGCGACTAACAGTAATCGCTTTCCTTCTACATTTCGTGTCACCTGGCTCACATCTGACGGGGATATCACAAACCTCTGGAATCAGACATATACTGTCATGCTGAGAGCAAATAATATCATCAACAGTATTCCTGCATTAAAAGATGGTACAGATGCAGAAAAGAATAGTGCATTAGGTCAGGCGTTGTTTGTCAGAGCACTCACACATTTTGATTTGCTGCGGGTTTTTGCACAGCCGTATGCTATTGGTGGTGGTAGTGCACCGGGCATTCCTGTTATGACTAAATTTGAAGTAGGCTCTCCTGCCAGAAATACTGAGGATGAAGTGTATACACAGATCATCGATGATCTTACACAAGCGAAATCATTACTGGAAAGTGATGCCGGCAATCCATATAACGCAAACGCATATTCGGTATCTGCATTGCTCGCAAGAGTATACCTCTATAAAGGTGATAATGCAAATGCTGTAACGGAATCTTCTGTAGTAATTAATTCAGGTGAATATGCAATAGTCACCGCAAAAGATTTACCAGATTTCTACAACACACCTGGTACAAGTGAAGATATTTTCACACTCAGGGTATTGTCTACTGAATCATTAGGTTCTGATGATGTAGGTAGAATATATCTGAAACCCGGTTATGGAGACATTCGGGTGTCACCAGATATCGTAAAAGTATTTGATACTGATGATGCACGCTACACATCATTTATACTGCCATTTAGTGGAAGCCCTACTGAATATGAAAATGAGAAATTCTATGGTCAGGATGGGATTTCAGGATTGTATAGTCCTAAGATATTACGTATCTCAGAGCAATACCTGATACGTGCAGAAGCAAATGCAAAGCTGGGTAATTATGCAGCTGCTATTGAAGATGTAAATGCTATTCGTGCTAATAGAAAACTACCTGATCTCGTTAATATTCCTGATGCAGATGTACTTGCAAATGTACTGTTAGAGAGAAGGAAAGAATTAATGTTCGAAGGGCATCGTTACTTCGATCTGTTGAGGAACAAACAGGATATTGTAAGAACATTTTGTGGTGATGCAGTGGAGTTAAATACACCTGCCTGTACGTATCCTGCTACCTCACCAACAGTGATCCCACCGATACCTCAAAGAGAAATAGATGTAAACAAAAACATACAACAAAACGCCGGGTACTAA
- the alaS gene encoding alanine--tRNA ligase, with the protein MTASEIRRQFLEFFKSKGHHVVPSAPVVLKNDPTLMFTNAGMVQFKDYFLGNKVAEWKRVVDTQKCLRVTGKQNDLEDVGIDTYHHTLFEMLGNWSFGDYFKKEAIAWSWELLTEVYKLPKDRLYVTIFEGDASENLEKDQEAYDFWKKHISEDRILMGNKKDNFWEMGDTGPCGPCSEIHVDCRPDAERKLVDGATLVNGDNAQVIEIWNNVFMQFNRLQDQSLQPLPAKHVDTGMGFERLVRVIQGKFSNYDTDVFSGTIDHIEKLTGAKYEGTDSKKDVTFRVLADHIRAICFTIADDQLPSNTGAGYVVRRILRRAVRYYFTFLDRKKPLLHELVPVLAQQFDGVFPELIQQQDFVKKVIFEEENNFLRTIESGIRRIEDFIAANSKTKLVDGQTAFELYDTYGFPFDLTSLIASENGFQVDEAGYKVAMEQQKTRSRAATELDMGDWTILEDSGTTFVGYSLDTTHTKVTKYRKIKAKGKEQYQLVLSQTPFYAESGGQVGDTGTLDFNGEKISVTDTKKENDLIVHFTDKLPATINTTVTATINKDKRQQTTLNHSATHLLHAALRQVLGTHVAQKGSLVNPEALRFDFSHFAKVTDEELAQIEDIVNEKIRANIPVVIQELPKEEAMKLGAMALFGEKYGDIVRVVIMDPHYSVEFCGGTHIGSTGELGLFKFLSEGAVAAGVRRIEGVTGAHALAFVNEQLQQLKEVKAVLKNPKEPVKAVETLIADKAGLEKQLEVFEQEKVKQLAAGLLEKAEKVNGINFIGSVVSVNSADALKQLCFQLKTELTDYVFVFAANVGGKANVAVMIADNLVADKGLEAPKIIKEKISGLIKGGGGGQKSFASAGGQETDKLDQVIKAVKEIL; encoded by the coding sequence ATGACTGCTTCCGAGATTCGCCGGCAATTCCTGGAGTTTTTTAAATCCAAAGGGCACCACGTAGTGCCATCCGCTCCAGTTGTATTAAAAAACGACCCAACCCTGATGTTTACGAACGCAGGTATGGTTCAGTTTAAGGACTACTTTCTTGGGAACAAAGTCGCGGAATGGAAGCGAGTGGTCGATACCCAGAAATGTCTCCGTGTAACAGGTAAACAAAATGACCTGGAGGATGTAGGTATCGATACCTACCATCATACGTTATTCGAAATGCTGGGTAACTGGAGTTTCGGCGATTATTTCAAGAAAGAAGCAATTGCCTGGAGCTGGGAGCTGCTTACGGAAGTGTATAAATTACCCAAAGACCGTCTCTATGTCACTATTTTTGAAGGGGATGCGTCTGAGAATCTGGAAAAAGACCAGGAAGCCTACGACTTCTGGAAAAAACACATTTCTGAAGATCGGATCCTTATGGGTAATAAAAAGGATAACTTCTGGGAAATGGGTGACACTGGTCCATGTGGTCCTTGCTCTGAAATTCACGTAGACTGCCGTCCGGATGCCGAAAGGAAACTGGTAGATGGTGCTACCCTTGTGAATGGCGACAATGCGCAGGTGATCGAAATCTGGAACAATGTATTCATGCAGTTCAACCGCCTGCAGGATCAGAGCCTGCAACCCCTGCCAGCCAAGCATGTGGATACAGGGATGGGCTTTGAACGACTGGTACGGGTGATTCAGGGTAAATTTTCCAACTACGATACAGATGTGTTCTCTGGCACTATTGATCATATCGAAAAACTGACTGGTGCTAAATACGAGGGAACTGACAGCAAAAAAGATGTCACTTTCCGTGTACTGGCAGACCACATCCGCGCTATCTGCTTTACTATTGCAGATGACCAGCTGCCCTCCAATACTGGTGCCGGTTATGTAGTGCGCCGTATACTGCGTAGGGCTGTAAGGTATTATTTTACCTTCCTGGATCGCAAAAAGCCTTTACTTCATGAGCTCGTACCTGTACTTGCACAGCAGTTCGACGGTGTATTTCCAGAACTGATTCAGCAGCAGGACTTTGTGAAGAAAGTAATTTTCGAAGAAGAAAATAACTTCCTTCGTACTATTGAAAGTGGTATCCGTCGTATCGAGGACTTTATTGCAGCAAACAGTAAGACGAAATTGGTGGATGGACAGACTGCTTTTGAACTTTACGACACCTATGGGTTTCCTTTTGACCTGACCAGCCTGATCGCTTCTGAGAATGGCTTCCAAGTAGATGAAGCGGGATATAAAGTTGCTATGGAGCAACAAAAAACCCGTTCCCGCGCCGCTACCGAACTGGATATGGGCGACTGGACCATCCTCGAAGACAGCGGTACCACCTTTGTAGGTTACAGCCTGGATACCACCCATACCAAAGTAACCAAGTACCGTAAAATCAAAGCTAAAGGCAAAGAACAATACCAGCTCGTACTGAGCCAAACCCCTTTCTACGCTGAAAGTGGCGGACAGGTGGGCGATACCGGTACACTGGATTTCAATGGTGAAAAGATCAGCGTAACTGATACCAAAAAGGAAAACGACCTGATCGTTCACTTTACCGACAAGCTGCCTGCTACTATCAATACCACTGTCACCGCGACTATCAATAAAGATAAACGCCAGCAGACTACCCTGAACCACTCTGCTACTCACCTCCTGCACGCTGCCCTGCGCCAGGTACTGGGTACACACGTAGCACAGAAAGGCTCGCTGGTAAACCCTGAAGCCCTCCGCTTCGACTTCTCTCACTTTGCAAAAGTGACTGACGAAGAACTGGCGCAGATCGAAGACATCGTGAATGAAAAGATCCGCGCTAATATCCCTGTCGTAATACAGGAACTGCCTAAAGAAGAAGCAATGAAACTGGGCGCTATGGCCCTGTTCGGCGAAAAATACGGCGATATTGTACGCGTGGTGATCATGGATCCACACTACTCTGTTGAGTTCTGTGGTGGTACCCACATTGGTAGCACAGGCGAACTGGGTCTCTTCAAATTCCTCTCTGAAGGCGCAGTAGCTGCAGGTGTACGCCGTATTGAAGGTGTAACCGGCGCTCATGCACTGGCTTTTGTAAATGAACAACTGCAACAGCTGAAAGAGGTGAAAGCAGTCCTGAAAAATCCAAAAGAACCAGTCAAGGCTGTTGAAACCCTGATCGCTGACAAAGCTGGTCTGGAAAAACAATTGGAAGTCTTTGAACAGGAAAAGGTAAAACAACTTGCTGCAGGTCTGCTGGAAAAAGCAGAGAAAGTAAACGGCATCAACTTCATCGGTAGCGTTGTGAGCGTGAACAGCGCCGACGCACTGAAGCAGCTGTGCTTCCAGCTGAAAACAGAACTGACTGATTACGTATTTGTCTTCGCTGCCAATGTAGGTGGTAAAGCAAACGTAGCAGTGATGATCGCTGATAATTTAGTGGCCGACAAAGGACTGGAAGCACCTAAAATTATCAAGGAGAAAATTTCCGGCCTCATCAAAGGCGGCGGCGGAGGTCAGAAATCCTTCGCATCTGCCGGTGGTCAGGAAACTGATAAGCTGGATCAGGTGATCAAAGCAGTAAAAGAGATACTCTAA
- a CDS encoding PDZ domain-containing protein — protein sequence MNKLLQKFALAGFTCLTFSMAYAQEPAPKGDKLGEYDEIIIKRNSNKDGKVTVEIKDGNVLVDGEKLESYKDGDISVYRRKIRPMDGNNFNFNMPQHRSMQFFGEGPDNIRPGKALLGVLTEKKEAAGATVKDVSKESPADKAGLKVGDVITKVDADKIEEPKDLFEKIGKHEPGDKVTVTYLRDKKESTANVTLDERKQPEFGFNRGRDDNDGPEDFFRMMPPNGGRFDFREDEGGDDDRGGPRSFNRDDRRENDVKLGLSVQDTEDGNGAVVLTIAPGSAAEKAGFKPKDIITSLAGTSISSTRDVTNAYRENKNKGTVDVQVKRDGKTQTLQVKVPKRLHKADL from the coding sequence ATGAATAAGCTCTTACAAAAATTCGCTTTAGCGGGTTTCACCTGCCTTACCTTTAGTATGGCTTACGCGCAGGAACCAGCACCCAAGGGCGATAAACTGGGTGAGTACGACGAGATCATTATCAAAAGAAACAGCAATAAGGACGGAAAAGTAACAGTCGAAATCAAGGATGGTAATGTGTTGGTAGATGGTGAGAAACTGGAATCCTACAAGGATGGAGACATCTCTGTATACCGCCGCAAGATCCGTCCGATGGATGGCAACAACTTCAACTTTAACATGCCGCAACACCGTAGCATGCAGTTCTTCGGTGAAGGACCTGACAACATTCGTCCAGGCAAAGCGCTGCTGGGTGTACTGACTGAAAAGAAAGAAGCTGCAGGTGCGACTGTGAAAGATGTGTCTAAAGAAAGTCCCGCTGATAAAGCTGGTTTGAAAGTAGGTGATGTGATCACAAAAGTAGATGCTGATAAGATCGAAGAACCCAAAGATCTATTTGAGAAAATTGGTAAGCACGAACCTGGCGATAAAGTGACTGTGACCTACCTGCGTGATAAGAAAGAAAGCACTGCTAACGTGACACTGGATGAAAGGAAGCAACCTGAATTTGGTTTCAACCGTGGTCGTGATGACAATGATGGGCCGGAAGATTTCTTCCGTATGATGCCGCCAAATGGTGGTCGTTTTGACTTCCGTGAAGATGAAGGTGGAGATGACGATCGTGGTGGGCCACGTAGTTTCAACAGGGATGACCGTCGTGAAAATGATGTGAAACTGGGTCTGTCTGTACAAGACACTGAAGATGGAAATGGCGCTGTGGTACTGACCATAGCCCCAGGTTCTGCTGCAGAAAAAGCAGGTTTCAAACCTAAAGATATCATCACCTCCCTGGCTGGAACCAGCATCAGTTCTACCCGCGATGTGACAAATGCGTATAGGGAAAATAAGAATAAGGGCACTGTGGATGTACAGGTGAAGAGAGATGGAAAAACACAGACCTTACAGGTGAAAGTACCAAAGAGATTGCATAAAGCGGATTTATAG
- a CDS encoding TlpA disulfide reductase family protein produces MKKLALWAIAFGFVLAGCHQQTEKGNFVINGKIDNAPLGTVVLEELSMDTLKIVDSVTLTDASGKFTLKGMLPEQGLYRIRFGEDEQHFILLALDAGTMTVTGDLNNLELVKFENAEASSELQQLLNDVSSKSRSLTEESMALDSMAKSGAGDSVIQAKSSVLEAKEKEVTDFVMHAATTSKNPAVAAFALSMINPQSLMSSGKEIAEVKSHFPTNSLVVGLTGKLEQMLKQQAGEVDANMTALQVGQVAPDFSLPDPSGKMVSLSSFKGKFVLVDFWASWCQPCRMENPNVVKAFNAYKDKNFTVLGVSLDKKKEAWVEAIQKDGLTWTHVSDLKFWESAVVPLYGINSIPTNMLLDPGGKILGIGLRGEALEAKLKEVIK; encoded by the coding sequence ATGAAGAAATTAGCATTATGGGCGATAGCCTTCGGTTTTGTACTGGCGGGTTGTCACCAGCAAACCGAGAAAGGGAATTTCGTGATCAATGGCAAAATTGATAATGCGCCTTTAGGTACTGTTGTACTGGAAGAACTGTCTATGGATACCTTGAAAATAGTGGATTCTGTGACACTGACAGATGCCAGTGGCAAGTTTACCCTGAAAGGTATGCTGCCAGAACAGGGACTGTACCGTATTCGCTTTGGCGAAGATGAACAGCACTTCATTCTGCTGGCACTGGATGCAGGTACCATGACTGTGACTGGTGATCTGAATAACCTGGAACTGGTAAAATTTGAAAATGCTGAAGCTTCTTCTGAACTGCAACAGCTGCTCAATGATGTAAGCTCTAAAAGCCGTTCACTGACAGAAGAAAGTATGGCACTGGATAGCATGGCGAAGAGCGGTGCCGGTGATAGCGTGATACAGGCAAAATCCAGCGTACTGGAAGCAAAAGAAAAAGAAGTAACTGATTTTGTAATGCATGCAGCTACTACTTCCAAAAACCCTGCTGTTGCTGCGTTTGCACTGAGCATGATCAATCCACAGTCTTTGATGAGCAGTGGAAAAGAAATTGCTGAAGTGAAGAGCCATTTCCCTACTAACTCATTGGTAGTTGGATTAACTGGTAAACTGGAGCAGATGCTGAAACAACAGGCTGGTGAAGTAGATGCGAATATGACTGCATTGCAGGTGGGTCAGGTAGCACCTGATTTCTCTTTGCCAGATCCTTCTGGGAAGATGGTAAGTCTGAGTTCTTTCAAAGGTAAGTTTGTGTTGGTTGATTTCTGGGCGAGCTGGTGTCAGCCTTGTCGTATGGAAAATCCGAATGTAGTGAAGGCGTTTAATGCTTATAAGGATAAAAACTTTACTGTACTGGGTGTGTCTTTGGATAAGAAGAAGGAAGCATGGGTAGAGGCGATTCAGAAAGATGGTTTGACATGGACGCATGTAAGTGATCTGAAATTCTGGGAGTCTGCGGTAGTACCTTTGTATGGAATTAATTCTATTCCGACGAATATGTTGCTGGATCCGGGCGGGAAGATTTTGGGAATTGGATTGAGAGGAGAGGCGCTGGAAGCGAAGTTGAAAGAAGTGATAAAATAA